The Oceanisphaera avium genome includes a region encoding these proteins:
- a CDS encoding copper chaperone PCu(A)C, translating to MTPWKVLLASALLLSSGATFAHNYQVGELEISHPWARPLPPVATVGVAYFTVSNTGEADDVLLSAQSPIAEKVEIHTHVKEGELMKMRKLDDLTIAAKEQQQLAPGGLHLMLMGLKEVPELGSRFPVTLNFKNAGKVEIEVAVDEATAEHAEHEHAHH from the coding sequence ATGACACCTTGGAAAGTACTGTTAGCTTCCGCCTTATTGCTTAGCTCAGGCGCCACCTTCGCGCACAATTATCAGGTGGGTGAGTTGGAGATCTCTCATCCTTGGGCGCGGCCCCTACCACCGGTTGCCACTGTGGGAGTGGCGTATTTTACCGTTAGCAATACTGGTGAAGCAGATGATGTGTTATTGAGTGCCCAAAGCCCGATTGCAGAAAAAGTAGAGATCCATACGCACGTTAAAGAAGGCGAGTTGATGAAGATGCGAAAGCTCGATGACTTAACCATAGCGGCTAAAGAGCAACAACAGCTGGCCCCGGGCGGCTTGCATCTGATGCTTATGGGATTAAAAGAAGTACCAGAGCTGGGCAGTCGTTTTCCAGTGACGTTAAATTTTAAAAACGCGGGTAAGGTCGAGATTGAAGTCGCGGTGGACGAAGCAACAGCAGAGCACGCTGAGCATGAGCATGCCCATCATTAA
- a CDS encoding META domain-containing protein, with the protein MKIAILSASALLLTACSSGPSTVDSNLMHHHWNLSAIDGEAIDTNIKSDLEIAEHLTINGLAGCNRFFGSATIENNRLLADPLANTKMLCAPEEQAIEQAVLTTLGTGAKINNKGEQLELIGEQHTLTYTLADWM; encoded by the coding sequence ATGAAAATCGCCATCTTAAGTGCCAGCGCGCTGTTACTCACCGCCTGTAGCAGTGGGCCCAGCACCGTTGATTCTAACTTGATGCATCATCATTGGAACTTAAGTGCCATTGATGGAGAAGCTATCGACACCAATATTAAGTCTGACTTAGAAATAGCGGAGCATTTAACCATTAACGGCTTAGCCGGTTGTAATCGCTTTTTTGGCAGTGCTACCATTGAAAATAATCGTCTGCTCGCCGATCCACTCGCCAATACCAAAATGCTCTGCGCTCCTGAAGAGCAAGCCATAGAGCAAGCCGTCTTAACTACCTTAGGGACAGGAGCAAAAATTAATAATAAGGGTGAACAGCTCGAGCTGATTGGCGAGCAGCATACGCTTACTTATACCTTGGCAGACTGGATGTAG
- a CDS encoding dicarboxylate/amino acid:cation symporter, whose translation MDSSRKKLSLTAKVLLGMGLGVVVGFLFRTLLSDVSFVQEYLVQGALVVGGDIFIASLKMLVVPLIFVSLVCGTSSLKDLSTLGRMGGKTLGFYLVTTAIAITLALVMGTVFKPGAGVDLTSAATFNAEEAPHLGQVIVDMFPTNPINAMAEGNTLQIIVFAVLFGIAISLAGKAGERVAALFADFNEVIMKLVSLLMNIAPYGVFCLMAKLFSELGLEAIVNLLEYFLVLSATLLLHGFITYSIMFRVFTGLNPLIFLKKMEDAIMFAFSTASSNATIPVTMETTTRRMGVDNKIAAFTVPLGATINMDGTAIMQGVATAFIAQAFNIDLSFSDYLMVILTATLASIGTAGVPGVGIIMLAMVLNQVGLPVEGIALIIGVDRLLDMIRTAVNITGDSVVTCIVAKSEGALDIARFNDPQAGKKEEELHFKNH comes from the coding sequence ATGGACTCTTCTCGTAAAAAACTGTCTTTAACAGCGAAAGTCCTACTGGGGATGGGCTTGGGTGTGGTGGTGGGTTTTCTCTTTCGCACTCTACTCAGTGACGTAAGCTTTGTTCAAGAATACCTAGTACAAGGGGCGCTGGTGGTAGGCGGTGATATTTTTATCGCCAGTTTAAAGATGTTAGTAGTGCCACTGATTTTTGTGTCATTAGTGTGTGGTACTAGCTCTTTAAAAGACTTATCTACCTTAGGGCGTATGGGCGGCAAAACCTTAGGCTTTTACTTAGTTACCACCGCTATCGCCATTACGCTCGCTTTGGTAATGGGCACTGTTTTTAAACCCGGCGCCGGCGTGGACTTAACCAGTGCTGCCACCTTTAATGCTGAAGAAGCCCCTCATCTTGGCCAAGTCATTGTCGATATGTTTCCCACTAACCCCATCAACGCCATGGCCGAGGGCAACACCTTACAAATTATTGTGTTTGCGGTGCTATTTGGTATTGCCATCAGTTTGGCAGGCAAAGCCGGTGAGCGCGTCGCCGCTTTGTTTGCTGACTTTAATGAGGTGATCATGAAGCTGGTCTCCTTGCTAATGAACATAGCGCCTTATGGGGTGTTTTGTTTAATGGCTAAGCTGTTTAGCGAGCTTGGCTTAGAGGCCATCGTCAACTTATTAGAATACTTTTTAGTGTTATCAGCCACCCTACTCCTACATGGCTTTATCACTTACTCGATTATGTTTCGTGTGTTTACCGGTCTTAACCCGCTCATTTTTTTAAAGAAAATGGAGGATGCGATTATGTTCGCTTTCTCCACCGCTTCTTCTAATGCCACTATTCCTGTCACTATGGAAACCACCACTCGGCGCATGGGCGTAGATAACAAGATAGCCGCCTTTACTGTGCCGCTCGGTGCCACGATTAACATGGATGGTACGGCCATTATGCAAGGGGTGGCGACCGCTTTTATTGCCCAAGCATTTAATATCGACTTAAGTTTTAGCGATTACTTAATGGTGATTTTAACCGCCACCCTCGCCTCGATAGGCACGGCGGGAGTGCCAGGGGTAGGCATCATTATGCTGGCTATGGTACTTAATCAGGTGGGATTGCCGGTAGAGGGTATAGCGCTAATTATCGGCGTAGACCGCTTGCTCGATATGATACGGACCGCAGTGAATATTACCGGTGACTCAGTGGTTACCTGTATTGTGGCTAAGAGCGAGGGAGCGCTGGATATCGCCCGCTTTAATGATCCACAAGCGGGAAAAAAAGAAGAAGAGCTGCATTTTAAAAATCACTAA
- a CDS encoding RNA-binding S4 domain-containing protein: MNETFSLEGRPFIPLHNLLKVLGWCESGAMAKEVIDVGLVTVDGQVELRKRCKILAGQVVRFQKQQVTVNE; encoded by the coding sequence ATGAATGAAACATTTAGCTTAGAAGGCCGCCCTTTTATCCCTTTACATAACTTACTGAAAGTCTTGGGTTGGTGCGAGTCGGGAGCCATGGCTAAAGAGGTGATCGATGTTGGCCTGGTGACAGTAGACGGACAGGTAGAGCTTCGCAAGCGCTGCAAAATTCTGGCGGGGCAAGTAGTCCGCTTTCAAAAACAACAAGTCACAGTCAACGAATAA
- a CDS encoding putative bifunctional diguanylate cyclase/phosphodiesterase produces the protein MEHVKKFFSYHKSLLQLVHSEHFSRLEQPQKLAALLELCGDLLKTNRVSTWAFSDSGACLSRELYYQPHLGLSPQPTTLWRRDHELYFNALEEAEILFTHHALHDVRTQSLRESYLGASSSMAATLDAPIYDGPRLYGVLCIESDEHRRWHLADIACVTAFADTISLINSHHAWLNSRKQLDYVTYHDDFTGLQNQRALEHRMQRLLASAPEQEFAILWFDIDRLNTINNGLGAATGDIVINEIASRLRDMPLPGKDMVARVVGDEFAMLCCWPEHLSPEVAVATIMAKLNVPIKVGEQQLAVTTSAGVALYPNDGLEISTLLRASESAMHYAKTCGRAQAQFYNQEISRSAKARVVLEQQLLNALENHGLSVFYQPILSVPHQTIASCEALVRWYHPTLGFLTPGDFLPLAYEVGLIAQLDLWVLERVCQDIQAARANKLSMPPVAVNLAADTIMDALLIDKVQHLLTRYSIKGHELEFEMIEDVIKGDSLALRHTLEQLVSMGINLSIDDFGTGYSSLLRLKSLPFTKLKIDRSFIQSLPDNQDDCAITLSVLGLAKGLGLAVVAEGVENSQQQDWLHQHDCHYVQGYKYHRPLAPYDFFMLLSAPAAKS, from the coding sequence GTGGAACACGTTAAAAAATTCTTTAGCTATCATAAGTCCTTGTTGCAGCTGGTGCATAGCGAGCACTTTAGCCGTCTTGAGCAACCACAAAAATTAGCCGCTTTGTTAGAGCTATGTGGGGACTTATTAAAAACGAATAGGGTATCAACTTGGGCCTTCAGTGACAGCGGCGCTTGTTTAAGTCGTGAGCTTTATTATCAACCACACCTAGGACTTAGCCCTCAGCCTACAACCTTATGGCGCCGTGATCATGAGCTTTACTTTAACGCGCTAGAAGAGGCAGAAATTCTCTTTACGCACCATGCACTTCACGATGTCCGTACTCAATCCTTACGAGAAAGTTACCTTGGTGCCAGCTCTTCTATGGCCGCGACCCTAGATGCGCCCATTTATGATGGCCCTCGATTATATGGCGTGTTATGCATTGAAAGTGATGAGCATCGACGATGGCATCTAGCTGATATTGCTTGTGTGACGGCATTTGCCGATACCATCAGCCTTATTAACTCCCACCATGCTTGGTTAAATAGCCGCAAACAGTTGGACTATGTTACCTACCACGATGATTTTACGGGTTTGCAAAATCAGCGTGCACTAGAGCATCGCATGCAACGGTTATTAGCCAGCGCTCCTGAACAAGAATTTGCTATTTTATGGTTTGATATTGATAGGCTTAATACCATTAATAATGGCTTAGGCGCGGCCACGGGCGATATAGTGATTAATGAAATTGCCAGTCGCTTAAGGGATATGCCGCTTCCAGGTAAAGATATGGTGGCGCGAGTGGTAGGGGATGAGTTTGCGATGTTGTGTTGCTGGCCTGAGCATCTCTCACCCGAGGTGGCAGTAGCGACCATTATGGCTAAGCTCAATGTGCCGATTAAAGTGGGAGAGCAGCAACTCGCGGTGACAACCAGTGCAGGCGTAGCACTTTACCCTAATGATGGTCTTGAAATTAGTACGCTATTACGAGCAAGCGAGTCGGCTATGCACTATGCCAAAACCTGTGGTCGCGCTCAAGCACAGTTTTATAATCAAGAAATTTCTCGTTCTGCTAAAGCACGAGTGGTACTAGAGCAGCAATTGCTGAACGCCTTGGAGAATCATGGCTTAAGTGTTTTTTATCAGCCTATTTTAAGCGTCCCCCATCAAACTATAGCCAGTTGTGAAGCGCTAGTACGCTGGTATCACCCCACCTTAGGGTTTCTGACACCGGGGGATTTTCTACCTCTCGCTTATGAAGTGGGTTTAATTGCCCAGCTCGACCTGTGGGTGTTAGAGCGCGTCTGCCAAGATATTCAAGCGGCGCGAGCTAACAAGTTATCGATGCCACCGGTGGCGGTTAATTTGGCGGCCGATACCATAATGGACGCTTTATTGATTGATAAAGTACAACATTTATTAACCCGCTATAGCATTAAGGGCCATGAATTAGAATTTGAGATGATAGAAGATGTGATTAAAGGCGACTCCTTAGCGCTGCGTCACACTCTTGAGCAGTTAGTCAGCATGGGTATTAACTTATCGATTGATGATTTTGGTACTGGCTACTCCTCACTATTGCGCCTAAAGAGTCTGCCCTTTACTAAATTAAAAATTGATCGCTCTTTTATCCAGTCACTACCAGATAATCAAGACGATTGTGCTATTACTTTATCAGTATTGGGCTTGGCGAAAGGCTTAGGGCTAGCTGTGGTTGCAGAAGGAGTAGAAAATAGTCAGCAACAAGACTGGTTGCACCAGCATGATTGTCATTATGTACAAGGCTATAAATATCACCGTCCGCTCGCGCCGTATGATTTCTTTATGCTGCTCAGCGCACCTGCAGCAAAGAGTTAG
- a CDS encoding aminotransferase class V-fold PLP-dependent enzyme, whose product MSGLLPHVDPEGLREFSVVYTDRSLNHMSVRFQQVMRDISSALKEIYQASSVAVIPGSGTFGMEAVARQFATHQDCLIIRNGWFSYRWSQIFAADKIPASETVLLARAIEDGPQAAFAPAPIEEVVATIQKNKPALVIAAHVETAAGMILPDDYLQAVSQATHEVGGLFVLDCIASGATWVDMKACGVDVLLSAPQKGWSSAPCCGLVMLSERARAKAEQTQSTSFACDLKQWLKVMEAYEQGNHAYYTTLPTDALAQFRDTIKETASLGFEQMKLRQQQLGTQVRAVLAKRGIKSLAAEGFAAPSVVVCYTQDGAINNGAKFKEQGLQIAAGVPLQCDEPADFKTFRVGLFGLEKLQDVAATVATFEQALDKVLAS is encoded by the coding sequence ATGTCCGGATTGTTGCCCCATGTTGACCCAGAGGGTCTGCGGGAATTTTCAGTGGTTTATACCGACCGCTCCCTTAATCATATGTCGGTGCGCTTTCAGCAAGTGATGCGAGATATTTCCTCGGCGCTAAAGGAGATTTACCAAGCGTCGTCGGTTGCAGTGATCCCTGGCAGTGGCACCTTTGGCATGGAAGCGGTAGCTCGCCAATTTGCGACTCACCAAGACTGTCTTATTATTCGTAATGGTTGGTTTAGCTATCGCTGGAGCCAGATTTTTGCAGCAGACAAGATTCCTGCCTCAGAAACCGTCTTGCTGGCGCGGGCTATTGAAGATGGCCCGCAAGCCGCCTTTGCCCCCGCGCCCATAGAGGAAGTGGTGGCGACTATTCAAAAAAATAAGCCTGCGCTAGTGATTGCTGCTCATGTAGAAACGGCAGCGGGCATGATATTGCCCGACGATTATTTACAAGCGGTGAGCCAAGCCACTCACGAAGTGGGCGGCTTGTTTGTATTGGACTGCATTGCCTCTGGCGCCACTTGGGTTGATATGAAAGCCTGTGGAGTCGACGTGTTACTGAGTGCCCCCCAAAAAGGCTGGAGTAGCGCTCCCTGTTGTGGCTTAGTTATGCTCAGTGAGCGGGCTCGTGCTAAAGCAGAGCAAACGCAAAGCACCAGTTTTGCCTGTGATCTTAAACAATGGCTTAAGGTCATGGAGGCCTATGAGCAGGGTAATCACGCTTATTACACCACCTTGCCCACCGATGCCTTGGCTCAATTTCGCGATACCATTAAGGAAACGGCCAGCCTTGGCTTTGAACAGATGAAGTTGCGCCAACAACAATTGGGTACACAGGTAAGAGCTGTGTTGGCTAAGCGAGGCATTAAAAGCTTAGCGGCAGAAGGCTTTGCCGCGCCCAGTGTGGTGGTGTGCTACACCCAAGATGGTGCTATCAATAATGGCGCTAAGTTTAAAGAACAAGGACTACAAATTGCTGCCGGTGTGCCTTTGCAATGTGATGAACCTGCAGACTTTAAAACTTTTCGCGTCGGCTTATTTGGCTTAGAAAAACTGCAAGATGTGGCGGCGACCGTAGCTACTTTTGAACAAGCATTGGATAAGGTATTAGCTTCCTAA
- a CDS encoding DUF2960 family protein — protein sequence MAYRINYLYQNQPKTIGFANDKHHSVYDAIALAEGLDLSDFHRMENQLANVSRNDRKILKDFREEYFAKLGFSQIDIAREE from the coding sequence ATGGCTTATCGAATCAACTATCTTTATCAAAACCAACCTAAGACCATTGGCTTTGCCAACGATAAGCATCACAGTGTGTATGACGCCATTGCTCTTGCAGAAGGGCTCGACTTGAGTGACTTTCATCGTATGGAAAATCAGTTGGCTAATGTCAGTCGAAATGATCGAAAAATACTGAAAGATTTTCGTGAAGAGTACTTCGCTAAGTTAGGGTTTAGCCAAATTGATATTGCTCGCGAAGAGTAA
- a CDS encoding MOSC domain-containing protein, whose translation MQVSILTGRASALTQDMESAIDKKPITRAQFCDVTGLVEDTQVSTPFHGGVERALHYYPYEHYVSWLAWFQGMGLNSALRLLSAGGFGENISGEGLTEAEACIGDIYQLDEAVVQISQPRSPCYKLNARFGYEFFSVLVQANGRTGWLLRVLHPGQVNPQAELTLLERPHPTMSVKRASDIVYNLAYCANNLRELAALKALSPSWRNKAEEYLAAGQVVDWRKRLLGP comes from the coding sequence ATGCAGGTGAGTATCTTAACTGGGCGGGCGAGCGCGCTGACTCAGGATATGGAAAGTGCTATCGATAAAAAGCCTATTACCCGTGCGCAATTTTGTGATGTTACGGGACTGGTGGAAGACACCCAAGTTTCCACTCCTTTTCATGGTGGCGTGGAGCGGGCGCTCCATTATTATCCTTATGAGCACTATGTAAGTTGGTTGGCTTGGTTTCAAGGCATGGGGCTAAACAGCGCCTTGAGGTTATTGAGTGCGGGTGGGTTTGGTGAAAATATATCAGGGGAAGGATTAACCGAAGCCGAGGCTTGTATTGGTGATATTTATCAATTAGATGAGGCGGTGGTGCAAATTAGTCAGCCGCGCTCACCTTGTTATAAGCTAAACGCGCGCTTTGGTTATGAGTTTTTTTCGGTACTGGTACAAGCCAATGGCCGCACGGGTTGGCTGTTGCGAGTACTTCATCCTGGGCAGGTTAATCCCCAAGCCGAGCTAACCTTGCTTGAACGCCCCCATCCTACTATGAGTGTTAAGCGTGCTAGCGATATTGTTTATAACTTAGCCTATTGTGCGAATAATTTACGTGAGCTCGCCGCGCTTAAAGCGTTATCGCCGAGCTGGCGTAATAAAGCTGAGGAGTATTTAGCCGCCGGTCAAGTTGTTGACTGGCGAAAGCGCTTACTTGGGCCTTAA
- a CDS encoding NADP-dependent isocitrate dehydrogenase: MTTNKSTIVYTLTDEAPALATYSLLPIVRTFASSAGIEVTLSDISLAGRILAAFPECLTKEQQVTDGLSALGDLTQDPHANIIKLPNISASVPQLRACISELQSQGFNIPDLPEEPTTDEEKSIHERYSRIIGSAVNPVLRQGNSDRRAPSAVKAFVRKYPHSMGEWSKASRSHADYMQGGDFFSSEQSVTLDTAQTVRIEFVDKAGNVTLKKSLPMQAGEVLDGMYMSAKALAEFFEHTLQDCKETGVMWSLHVKATMMKVSHPIVFGHAVKVFYREVFEKYGDLFDELGVNPNNGMSSVLEKIKSLPQSTQEEIERAIHDCYEHRPKLAMVDSVKGITNLHVPSDVIVDASMPAMIRSSGKMWARDGKLKDTKAVMPESTYARIYQEVINFCKTNGAFDPVTMGTVPNVGLMAMKAEEYGSHDKTFEMTEDGTMRIIDEQGQVLMQHDVEKGDIWRACQTKDAAVRDWVKLAVTRARQSSTPAVFWLDAERAHDNELRKKVETYLKEHDLNGLDIQIMSYNEAIRFSMERIIRGLDTISVTGNVLRDYLTDLFPILELGTSAKMLSIVPMLAGGGMYETGAGGSAPKHVQQLLEENHLRWDSLGEFLALAVSLEELGIKENNPKAKILAKYLDKATELLLDNGKSPSRKAGELDNRGSHFYLSLYWAQLLAEQTEDGELAAHFAPLAKALSEQEQQIVAEFNQVQGSPANLSGYYHMDGAALTKVMRPSETFNQALANAAN; this comes from the coding sequence ATGACCACTAATAAATCAACCATAGTCTACACCTTGACTGATGAAGCCCCCGCGCTAGCCACTTACTCTTTACTACCCATAGTGCGCACCTTTGCTAGCAGTGCGGGTATTGAAGTGACGTTAAGCGATATTTCCTTAGCAGGGCGCATCTTAGCCGCCTTCCCCGAATGTTTAACGAAAGAACAACAAGTCACCGATGGTTTAAGCGCCTTAGGTGATCTCACCCAAGACCCGCACGCTAATATCATTAAATTACCTAATATCAGTGCCTCGGTGCCGCAATTACGCGCTTGTATTAGCGAATTACAAAGCCAAGGTTTTAATATTCCGGATCTCCCTGAAGAGCCCACCACCGACGAAGAAAAGTCCATTCATGAGCGCTACTCTCGTATTATTGGCAGCGCCGTAAACCCAGTATTGCGTCAAGGAAACTCAGACCGACGTGCGCCTAGCGCCGTTAAAGCCTTCGTGCGCAAGTATCCTCACTCTATGGGTGAATGGAGCAAAGCCTCGCGCTCTCATGCAGACTATATGCAAGGCGGAGATTTTTTTTCTAGCGAGCAGTCCGTCACTCTCGATACGGCGCAAACCGTACGCATCGAGTTTGTAGATAAAGCCGGTAACGTCACCCTTAAAAAATCTTTACCTATGCAAGCCGGTGAAGTACTTGATGGCATGTATATGAGCGCCAAAGCGCTAGCTGAGTTTTTTGAACACACCCTACAAGACTGTAAAGAAACGGGCGTGATGTGGTCGCTACACGTAAAAGCCACCATGATGAAGGTGTCTCACCCCATCGTCTTTGGTCATGCGGTAAAAGTGTTTTATCGGGAAGTATTTGAAAAATATGGCGACTTGTTTGACGAGCTGGGCGTTAATCCAAATAACGGCATGAGCAGCGTGTTAGAAAAAATTAAAAGCCTGCCGCAATCCACTCAAGAAGAGATTGAGCGTGCTATTCACGATTGCTATGAACATAGACCCAAGCTAGCTATGGTCGACTCCGTTAAGGGCATCACTAACTTACATGTGCCAAGCGATGTCATTGTTGATGCTTCTATGCCAGCCATGATCCGCAGCTCTGGCAAGATGTGGGCACGCGACGGCAAATTAAAAGATACTAAAGCAGTAATGCCAGAAAGTACCTATGCTCGCATTTATCAAGAAGTCATTAACTTTTGCAAAACCAATGGCGCCTTTGACCCCGTGACTATGGGTACTGTCCCTAACGTGGGTTTAATGGCCATGAAAGCCGAAGAATATGGCTCGCATGATAAAACCTTTGAAATGACGGAAGATGGCACTATGCGCATTATTGATGAGCAGGGCCAAGTATTAATGCAGCATGACGTAGAAAAAGGCGATATTTGGCGTGCCTGCCAGACTAAAGATGCCGCCGTGCGTGACTGGGTAAAACTAGCCGTCACCCGAGCGCGTCAATCAAGTACGCCCGCAGTATTTTGGTTAGATGCCGAGCGAGCGCACGATAATGAACTACGAAAAAAGGTAGAAACTTACTTAAAAGAGCATGACTTAAACGGCCTAGATATTCAGATCATGTCTTATAACGAAGCGATTCGTTTCTCCATGGAGCGTATTATTCGCGGCCTAGACACCATTTCCGTTACCGGTAACGTACTACGGGATTATCTCACTGACTTGTTCCCTATTTTAGAGCTAGGCACCTCTGCCAAAATGCTCTCTATCGTGCCCATGCTCGCCGGGGGTGGCATGTATGAAACCGGTGCTGGCGGCTCGGCGCCTAAGCACGTACAACAGTTGTTAGAAGAAAATCACTTACGTTGGGACTCATTAGGTGAGTTTTTAGCGCTAGCGGTGTCTTTAGAAGAGCTTGGCATTAAAGAAAATAACCCTAAGGCCAAAATACTCGCTAAATACTTAGATAAAGCCACTGAATTACTGTTGGATAACGGCAAGTCTCCTTCACGCAAAGCCGGTGAGTTAGACAACCGAGGCAGCCATTTCTATTTAAGCCTGTACTGGGCACAACTACTTGCTGAGCAAACAGAAGATGGCGAGCTGGCCGCACATTTTGCTCCGCTTGCAAAAGCCTTAAGCGAGCAAGAGCAACAAATTGTTGCTGAGTTTAATCAGGTTCAAGGTAGCCCTGCTAACTTAAGCGGTTACTACCACATGGACGGTGCGGCCTTAACTAAGGTGATGCGCCCAAGTGAGACCTTTAATCAAGCATTAGCTAACGCCGCTAACTAA
- the efpL gene encoding elongation factor P-like protein EfpL: MAKASDIKKGVVVELDGKLLMVRDIDIQTPSARGGATLYKMRFNDLKSGHKVEERFKGDEQLNLIELGRRSVVLSYIDGEEHIFMDTEDFSQYPIRSLDIADELLFIDESTTGIQALLVDGHIIGLEPPQTVEMEIIDTAPELKGASASARTKPATFASGLTIQVPEYLEIGDKVRIHTTDKRYVSRAD; encoded by the coding sequence ATGGCAAAGGCAAGTGACATTAAAAAAGGCGTAGTAGTAGAGCTCGACGGGAAACTATTGATGGTCCGTGATATCGATATCCAAACTCCCAGTGCGCGAGGCGGCGCCACCTTATATAAGATGCGCTTTAATGACTTAAAAAGCGGTCATAAAGTGGAAGAGCGCTTTAAAGGCGATGAGCAACTTAATCTGATTGAGCTGGGGCGCCGCTCAGTGGTGTTATCTTATATTGATGGCGAGGAGCATATCTTTATGGATACTGAAGATTTTAGCCAGTATCCCATTCGCAGCCTTGATATTGCTGATGAGCTGCTATTTATCGATGAAAGTACCACCGGTATCCAAGCGTTATTAGTTGATGGCCATATTATTGGCCTTGAGCCGCCGCAAACCGTAGAAATGGAAATTATTGATACTGCGCCGGAATTAAAAGGAGCCTCTGCTTCGGCACGCACTAAACCGGCGACCTTTGCCTCTGGGCTGACCATTCAAGTTCCTGAATACCTAGAGATAGGTGATAAAGTGC
- a CDS encoding CoA-binding protein, translated as MVEYITDQVEQARLAGILAKTRTIALVGASNRPERASYQVMEYLLQHGFVVHPVNPQLAGAIILGQTCVAELDELEQDIDLVNVFRRGEFAAQLAEQALELDTQCLWLQEGVVCQAAADIAHEAELDYVEDLCIKKAHQQLKAALN; from the coding sequence ATGGTGGAATATATAACGGATCAAGTTGAACAAGCGCGCTTAGCAGGTATTTTAGCCAAAACGCGCACCATAGCGCTGGTAGGTGCCTCTAACCGCCCAGAGCGAGCAAGCTATCAGGTGATGGAGTATTTATTACAACACGGCTTTGTGGTGCACCCGGTTAACCCTCAGTTAGCAGGCGCAATCATCTTAGGCCAAACCTGTGTTGCTGAATTAGACGAGCTCGAGCAAGATATTGATTTGGTGAATGTCTTTCGCCGTGGGGAATTTGCCGCGCAGCTTGCTGAGCAAGCCTTGGAGCTTGATACTCAGTGTTTATGGTTACAAGAGGGAGTGGTGTGCCAAGCCGCCGCCGATATCGCTCACGAAGCAGAGCTGGATTATGTAGAAGATCTTTGTATTAAAAAAGCGCACCAGCAACTTAAGGCCGCCCTTAACTAA
- the trxC gene encoding thioredoxin TrxC, which translates to MADTFIICPACQAKNRVPSARLHHSPTCGKCQASLLPLAPLELNASQLSRLHAHETLPLIVDFWAPWCGPCLQMAPTFEKVASQFAGQFRFAKLDTQAHSSTATQWAIRSIPTLIAFVQGKEVARQSGALSEGQLQAWLANLT; encoded by the coding sequence ATGGCGGATACTTTTATTATCTGTCCGGCTTGTCAGGCTAAAAATCGCGTGCCTAGCGCGCGGCTCCACCATTCCCCTACCTGTGGGAAATGCCAAGCCAGCCTATTACCGCTCGCACCACTTGAATTAAACGCAAGCCAGCTCTCGCGTTTACACGCTCATGAAACACTGCCCTTAATTGTCGATTTTTGGGCACCTTGGTGTGGCCCTTGCCTACAGATGGCGCCCACCTTTGAAAAAGTCGCCAGCCAGTTTGCAGGCCAGTTTCGCTTTGCCAAATTAGATACACAAGCGCATTCCAGCACCGCGACACAGTGGGCCATTCGCTCTATCCCTACTTTAATCGCGTTTGTGCAAGGTAAAGAAGTTGCTAGACAATCAGGGGCGCTGTCTGAGGGACAGTTACAAGCTTGGCTAGCTAACTTAACTTAA